CTCATGTACAGCGTCGAGGCGGCCGAGGTGAGCGCCCAGGCCCGCTCCGCGGCACCCACCTCCGGCGGGCGCTGAGGGCTTGTGGCCCCGGTGCCTCACGCTCCCTCGAGCTGGGCCATGCGCCTCAGGCCCAGGACGACCTGCTCCACCGCGTCCGGCTCGCCGGAGAAGTTGACCTCGACGCGGTTGCTTCGGAACGCGCCGGTGAACTCCACTTCCTCGTGAAGCCGGGCTCGCCAGCCCTTGCCCGAAATCTCCGCCAGAACGCGTCGCCGGTCAGGCGCCGGCGTGCCGGTGTGATCCTCCGATAGCTCGCCGCCGAGCTTTTCTAGATACATGGCCACCATGCGCCAACCCACACCCCGGAGCACCACGGTCGGCGAATCCGCCTGGGCCATTCGTTCTGCACCAAGCGGCTTCCACTGCATCGGCGGCATCTTCCCCCCGTTGACCGTGGGCGCGTTGTTCGGTGGAGGTAGCCCAACTCCTGCCGGGAAACGTGGGCACTTACCGGGCCCGCTCGCCCAGGTAGGCCTGCCGTACGCTGGGGTGCTCCAGGAGTTCGGGGCCCGGCCCTTCCATGACGATCCGCCCGGTCTCCAGGACGTACGCGTACTCGGCCATGGAAAGCGCCATCCTCGCGTTTTGCTCGACCAGCAGGACCGTGGTGCCCTGCCGGTGGATGGCGACCAGGGCGTTCATCACTTCCCGGACGAGGAGCGGAGCGAGGCCCAGGGAGGGTTCGTCGAGGCACAACAGCCTCGGCCTTGACATCAGAGCGCGGCCAATGGCCAGCATTTGCTGCTCTCCGCCCGAGAGGGTGCCGGCTTTCTGGCTGCGGCGTTCTGCAAGGCGCGGGAAGAGGGCGTAGACCCGGTCGAGATCTGCACCAACCGCGCTTTCGGGCTGGGTGTAGGCGCCCATCGTCAGGTTCTCGTAGACGGTAAGGTTGGGGAAGACCCGGCGGCCCTCAGGGACCAGCGCGACGCCCTGGCCGACGATGCGGTGGGTTGGCCAGTTGCCGATCTCCTGGCCCTCCAGGCGGATGTTCCCGGAACGGCGGCGCACCAGCCCCATGATGGTGCGCAGCGTGGTGCTCTTGCCGGCCCCGTTGGCGCCGATGAGCGTCACCATCGAGGCCTTTGGCACGTGCAGCGAGACGCCCTTGAGGGCGTGGATGCCGCCGTAGAAAACGTGGAGCTGGTCGAGTTCCAGCATGGGGGGCTTTTGCCCGTCGTGCCCCGATCCGGTCATGTTGCGGGCTCCTCACCCAGGTAGGCTGCGATGACCCGGGGATCCTGTTGGATCTGCGCCGGGGTCCCCTGCGCGATGGCGATGCCGTAGTCCAGGGCGGTGATGCGCTCGCAGATGTTCATGACCATCTGCATGTGGTGCTCGATGAGCAGGATGGTCAGGTGGTAGCGCTCCCGGATGTCCTGGATGAACTCCATGAGCTGCCGCATCTCCTCGGGGTTCATGCCCGCTGCCGGCTCGTCGAGCAGCAGCAGCCTCGGCCGGGTGGCAAGGGCCCGGGCGATTTCGAGCCGCCGCTGCTGGCCGTAGGGAAGCGACTCGGCCGGTTCGGAGGCCAGGTGGGCGAGGCCGACGCTCTCCAGAAGCGCCGTGGCCTGTTGGTGCATCTCCTGCTCCTCACGGCGCCGCCCCCGGGTGGGAACGAACGCCGACAGCACGGAGGCCTTGCGCCTCACGTGCAGCCCGACCAGCACGTTGTCCAGGACGGAGAGCCCCCGGAACAGGCGGATGTTCTGGAACGTGCGGGCGATGCCGAGCGCCGTGATGCGGTACGGCGGCCACCCGTGAATGGGCTGCCCGTCGAACAGGATGGCCCCCGACGTCGGGGCATACTGCCCCGTGATCATGTTGAAGACCGTCGTCTTCCCGGCCCCGTTGGGGCCGATGAGCCCCAGCAGTTCGCCCTCGGCCACCGTCAGATCGAGGTCCTGGACGGCCACCAGCCCGCCAAAGCGGATGGTCAGATGTTCCAGCTTCAGGATGGCCCCTGCCACGTCAGCGCCCCCTGGGCCTGCGAACTTCGCCGGCGGGCCGGCCGGTGCCCCGCTGGAAAAGGCCGCCGAGCGCGGCCCCAAGCCGGTGCGCTGTCTCCCAGGCTGCCTGCCACGTGAACTCGCTGCGCCCGAACAGCCCCCGCCGGTAGAAGAGCATCAGGAAGATGAGCAAGAGCGAAAAGACCACCATGCGCATCCCCGGCACCCCGGGGATGTGAATGGGGCCAAGCCGCATGGGAGCCTCCACCGCCCGCAGCGCCTCCTGGAGCACGGCGTAGACGACGGCGGTGACCGCCGCGCCGGTGGTGCTCCCGAGGCCGCCCAAAACGATGATGATGAGCAGGTTGAAGGTCATCATGAACGTGAAAAGCGAGGGCGAGATGGTGGTCAAGAGCGCCGCCAGAAGCCCCCCGGCCACGCCGGCGAAAAAGGCGCTGACCACAAAGGCCAGGAGTTTGTGGGCAAACACGTTGATCCCCATGGTCTCGGCCGCGATCTCGTCCTCGCGGATGGCTTTGAGCGCCCGCCCGTACGTGGAATTGACCAGGTTCTGAACCGCCCACAAAGTGAAGACCG
This portion of the Bacillota bacterium genome encodes:
- a CDS encoding ABC transporter ATP-binding protein, which codes for MTGSGHDGQKPPMLELDQLHVFYGGIHALKGVSLHVPKASMVTLIGANGAGKSTTLRTIMGLVRRRSGNIRLEGQEIGNWPTHRIVGQGVALVPEGRRVFPNLTVYENLTMGAYTQPESAVGADLDRVYALFPRLAERRSQKAGTLSGGEQQMLAIGRALMSRPRLLCLDEPSLGLAPLLVREVMNALVAIHRQGTTVLLVEQNARMALSMAEYAYVLETGRIVMEGPGPELLEHPSVRQAYLGERAR
- a CDS encoding ABC transporter ATP-binding protein, with translation MAGAILKLEHLTIRFGGLVAVQDLDLTVAEGELLGLIGPNGAGKTTVFNMITGQYAPTSGAILFDGQPIHGWPPYRITALGIARTFQNIRLFRGLSVLDNVLVGLHVRRKASVLSAFVPTRGRRREEQEMHQQATALLESVGLAHLASEPAESLPYGQQRRLEIARALATRPRLLLLDEPAAGMNPEEMRQLMEFIQDIRERYHLTILLIEHHMQMVMNICERITALDYGIAIAQGTPAQIQQDPRVIAAYLGEEPAT